The Nitrospira sp. sequence AGGCCGATGAAGCGGCCTGGAACAAAGCCACGCAAGCAGCCAAGGCCGGCTGTCCAATTTCTCGGCTGCTCAATACAACCATCACGATGGATGCCAAGTTGGAACGTTGAGCATCGTGACCGCCCGCTCTGATTCCGATGTGTTGGCGTTCCTGTTCGACCTCGATGGAACGCTGGTGGACAGTGTGTATCAGCACGTGTTGGCCTGGAGAGAAGCCACACAGGCAGTCGGGATCGAATTACCCGTATGGCGCATCCATCGCCAGATCGGGATGAGCGGCGGGCTGATGCTCCATGCCTTGCTCCGTGAAACCGGCCGGCCTGTCTCACAAGAGGACGCGCAGCAGATCCAGCTGGTTCACCGGGAAGCTTTTGCCAGGCAAGCCGCGTCCCTTCGTGTCTTGCCCGGAACGCATGATCTCCTCGCAACGCTGACCCGCCATCGAGTTCCGCATGCCATAGCCACGAGCGGCCGCCTCGAGAACGCTCGCCACGCCCTTCGCCTCCTGAATCTTTCCGATGATGTGCCGGTGATCACGAGAGACGATGTCCGGTTCGCGAAACCCGATCCCGATCTTTTTCTTACGGCAGGGGAGCGGCTGCATGTACCGATGAGTCGGTGTATCATTGTGGGTGACAGCGTCTGGGATTTATTGGCCGCGCGACGCGCGTCTGCGTTGTCGGTGGGCCTTCTGTCGGGAGGATATGGCGAAGATGAGCTGGAGCGGGCTGGTGCGTACCGCGTGTATCAGGACCCAGCCGATCTCCTCAAGCATCTCGATGAGATCGGTCTCCGGTTGGCATCTGAGAAGCTATAAGCGTATAACGATCCGGCAGAGCCGTTGGAACCTGGACGGACAGCGGAGCCATCCTTGATGGGCAAGGAAGCGCGGGGTGACAACGAGACATCGCATCACGCACCGACTTCTTCATCGTTGACACGGCGTCAGCTGCTGGTCGGTGGCGCGTCGTTCCTGGCGATCAACGCGTCGTCGTCGCTATCCGGCGCCCAAGCTGACGAGCGAAGTGAAGCGATCGATCCCATGCGCGTGCCGGGAGTCGTACCTCGCCCCTATGGGGAGCGTTCGCCTTTCGAAAGACAGACACGATCGATCACCGCTACCTCATCGACCACTCCGCTCCAAGACTTGCAAGGAATCATCACCCCTTCCTCCCTCCACTTTGAACGGCACCATAACGGTGTACCCGCGATCGACCCGGCCCGCCATCGTTTGCTGATACATGGTCTGGTGGATCGTCCCATGATCTTCACCATGGAGGAGTTCATGCGCTTCCCGTCCGCGTCGCGCATAGCCTTCGTGGAATGTTCGGGAAACAGTCGGGACGGGTGGGACGAGGCGCAAGATGCAACCGCGCAGGCCCTGCATGGTCTCACCAGCACCAGCGAATGGACCGGTGTCAAACTCGTTACATTGCTGGAAGCGGCGCGCGCGCAGCCGGAAGCAACTTGGATGTTGGCTGAGGGGGGCGATGCGGCTGCATTGGCGCGCAGTGTGCCGCTCACAGACGATGTCCTGAACGAAGCGATTGTCTGCTATGGCCAGAACGGCGAAGCCTTGAGGCCGGAACAGGGATATCCCCTGCGGTTGCTCTTGCCCGGCTTCGAGGGCAACATTAACGTGAAATGGCTAAGACGATTGAAGCTGGCAACGGCCCCATTCATGACGAGATGGGAGACGGCGAAATACACGGATCTGATGCCGGATGGGAAAGCCTATCAATTCACCCTCTTTATGGACGCGAAGTCCGTGATCACGAAACCTTCCGGACAGCAACAACTTCACCCGGGCTTCCACGAAATCCAGGGACTGGCCTGGAGCGGGCGAGGATGCATCACGACAGTCGAGGTCAGTGTTGACGCAGGTAGGACCTGGCGAGCGGCACGACTACAAGAACCGGTGTTACCCAAGTGTCATACCCGCTTTCGTCTGCCATGGAGATGGGACGGTCAAGAGACCATTATTCAGAGTCGCTGTACCGACGACACGGGATATCATCAGCCCACCCGCGAATCGCTCATCAAGGTCCGTGGAATCCAGTCGAGCTACCATTACAACGGAATTCAGAGCTGGAAGGTCGAACGGAGCGGGGCAGTGAAGAACGTCTATGCATAAATCTCTGCCGGTCTTTTCTGCCGTCTTCATGGGTTTCGCGTTCTTAATCACACCGGCGGTCTGGTCGGCTGACCAAGAAGAGGCGCCGCTTGGATTGGGTCGCTCCGCGACGGACAAGGACATCCAGCCATGGAATATCGATATTTCGCCGGACGGACAAGGCTTGCCCCCGGGACAGGGCTCAGTCAAACAGGGAGCGCAGATCTATGCGATGAAATGCGCCGGTTGCCACGGTCCGACGGGAAGAGAGGGACCACATGATACGTTGGTCGGTGGCCACGGAAGTTTGCAGACCGCCAAGCCCCGCAAGACCATCGGCAGCTATTGGCCCTATGCGACAACGGTCTACGACTATCTCCGTCGTGCGATGCCGTTCACCGCGCCGCAATCACTGACTCCTGATGAACTCTATGCGCTCGTCGCCTGGCTCCTGCACCAAAACGGGATTGTCGGTGAGGATTCGATCCTCGACGCCCGCAATCTTCCAAGAATCGACATGCCGAACCGAAACGGGTTCATTCCCGATCCTAGCCGGATGTGCCCTAAATCAGGCCAGACTCGTTGACGCACATGTATCTGCACATGCAATGTGTCAAAAGACTCAGACGTCGATGGCTCGTCAGTATGGCGAGGCTCCCCATGATGTATCCGTGTGTTTCCATGACAGCGGCGGTCACGGCCGATTCCACTGGATCTTAACAGTGTCATCCATGCCACGACTCAAGAACAAAGTCGCCATCGTCACGGGGAGTAGCAGCGGAATTGGAAAGGCGATTGCCCTGCGGTTCGGTCAGGAGGGAGCAAAGGTGGTCGTCGCCGCAAGACGGTTCTCATTGTGTGAGCAGACCGTTTCGCACATCCGGAAGCAGGGTGGGGAAGCATGGCCGATCCAGACTGATGTGGCCGATGAGCAACAGGTCGAGCGATTGATGGCCGACACGGTGACCCGTTACGGCCGGATCGATATTCTCGTCAACAATGCCGGTATCGGAGGGGGGAGTCGCTTAGCTGAGACGAGTACCCAGGCATTCGATATGGTCATGAACGTCAACCTACGAGGCACATTTTTTTGCTGTCGAGCGGGCTTCCGCCACATGAAGCAGCAGGGCGGCGGTGTCATTATCAACATGTCGAGTGTGGCCGGAGTGCAAGCGTGGGAAGGCACGGGGACCTACAGCGCTTCAAAACATGGGATCATGGCGCTCACCAAATCATTGGCCGACGAAGGTCGTGCCCACCACATCAAAGTCAGCGCCATCTGTCCCGGGGCCGTGGCGGACGAGTTGGTGAACGCGTCTCCTGAGGACATCGAGTGCAGCGAAAAGATCGATCCATTCGACGTCGCGGAAGCGGCGGTCTATCTCTCAACGCTCGGCAAATATGCAGTGATTCACCAGATTATCATCGATCGGTGGGGAGCTGAATGGTAATGCGCCTGGTTCAGTGGCGGTAGCTGTGGGCCCACGCTTGCGCGATGAGCCCGTCAAGAGAGCGGTAGGTACGAATCGTATTCGTCAGGCCGTTACAAATATACTTTCTTAGCGTCATCTTTTCGTCGGCGGAGATTCGTTCCGATACGAGTGCGTTCACTCTCGTAGCCGACAGCGGTGAAATAGAGGGCACGATCGAAGAATTGATTGAGGAGATGCATCAGTTCCAGCTCTCCATGTAGTTCCATGGCGCTTTCGGACAACCCTTCCCGCTGGACAAAGGCGCACATGTGCTCCTTGGTGGCGGTGATGGCCCAGAGAAAGTGGCTGTAGGCCACGCCTTGTCCCGCACGCCGCGCGCCCAGCTCCGTATAGCGCCGTTCGATTTCGGCCTCGGTCATGTCCATCAACCAGTTGTTCAGGTTCTGATAGATTTCACGAGTCCGGGCTCGGAGTTCGTCCGGCGGGACTTTGTGGAGATCGCTGCAGCGAGGAGAGTTCCAGACCTTTTCACTGAGCTCACGGGAAAGCTGTTCAGAGTTCTTCTCGATGAGCCGCACCAACCGGCCAGCCATCATAGCGCACCTCCATACATACAAAAGGTTATGTAACGGAATGCATGCTCCCCATAGTGGGCAAACGTTACCCGATTGGTGGCCTTAACGTCAATGACACGTTTGTCGGGGCGGCGGTGCCGGAAGTGCCATATCACCATTGAAACTCAGCGCTGAGGGAAGCGCCGGCTTCGGTTTCAATGAGTAGGCCGACACAGATGCAAAAGGCTCCGTTCCGCATATTGAGAGGGATGCACCCGTCACCTTGAACTTGCTCCATCCATTTGTTATTCTTCGCCGACTCTTCGTCGTCAACGTATCCATTTCATATCACATACGATTCTAAGGAGCATACACATGGCCGGCATCAAGCGGGCGCTGATCAGCGTTTCGGATAAGACCGGAGTCATCGACCTGGCCAAGGCACTTGAAGCGCTTGGCGCGGAGATTTTGTCCACCGGGGGTACGGCGAAAGCGCTGCGCGACGCCGGAGTCAAGGTGACGGATGTCGCCGCCTATACCGGTTCTCCAGAAATTCTTGATGGCCGGGTCAAGACATTACATCCAAAGATTCATGGAGGCTTGCTGGGCCGGCGCTCGCTCCCGGCGCATATCGAGCAGATGACCCAACATGGAATCGGCCCCATCGATGTCGTCGTCGTGAATCTCTACCCCTTTGAAGCAACGATTGCCAAACCTGATTGCCGCTTCGAGGATGCCATCGAAAACATCGACATCGGCGGACCTTCGATGTTGCGATCCGCGGCCAAGAACCATGAGGATGTGCTGGTGGTCGTCGATCCGTCGGATTATTCGCGAGTGTTGGATGCCGTAAAAGGGAATATGGTTACACAGGCGCTTCGCCAAGAGCTGGCGATGAAGGTCTTTCAACACACGGCGCGTTATGACGGACTGATCGCCGGATATTTGGAGAAACAGGTCCGGAGCGGAGAGGTCAAGTTCCCGAAAGTGTTGTCGCTGCAGTTCGAATTGGCGGAGACGCTGCGTTACGGAGAGAACCCTCACCAGCAAGGCGCCTTCTACCGTGAGTTGACGGGCAAAGAACCATCGGTCTCGCGAGGCGAGATTCTGCATGGGAAAGCGATGTCCTACAATAACTTTCTCGACGCCAACTCCGCGCTCGAGTTGGTCAAGGAGTATGACGAGACGGCCGTTGCCATCATCAAGCACAACAATCCGTGCGGCGCGGCGCTCGGGACAACGCCGGTGGAAGCCTACGTCAAGGCGAGGGAAACCGATCCGGTATCGGCCTTCGGCGGTGTGATTGCGTTCAACCGGCAGGTCGATCTGGCGGCGGCAAAGGAAATTACCTCCACGTTTGTTGAGGTCGTCATTGCCCCCGGGTTTGCCGAAGATGCGTTGGCTGAACTCAAGCGAAAAAAGGACCTACGCCTGTTGGACGTGGGATCCTTGACGAAGGTGAAACAGGAAGGGTTCGACCTGAAGAAGCTTGTCGGAGGACTGATCGTGCAAGATCGCGACCTCGGTGTCCTGACCGACCTTCGCGCGCTAGCCGTGCCGACGATTCGGAAACCCACGGATGAAGAATATGCCGCCTGTGCGTTTGCCTGGAAGGTCTGCAAACACGTCAAGTCCAACGCCATCATCTATGCCAAGCCGGGCCAGACCGTTGGAATCGGAGCGGGACAGATGAGCCGGGTGGATTCCGTGAAGCTGGCGGCGATGAAAGCGCAAATGCCGGTGAAGGGGTGTGTCATGGCCTCGGACGCATTCTTTCCGTTCCGTGACGGTCTTGACGCCGCTGCAGAAGTCGGCATTACGGCCGTGATTCAACCCGGCGGGTCAATCAGAGACGCCGAAGTGGTGAAGGCTGCCGATGAGCATGGAATGGCGATGATTCTGACGGGGATGCGCCATTTCCGCCATTGATCGGATGCTGAAACAGGTCTCTCGCGGCGTTCTCGGTCGTTCGTCCACCTCACCGTACACGAAACGTACGCCTCGGTGTCCGAGCTTCCTGCAGCCTTGCGACAGACCCTTTTGATCTGCCGCAAACAGTAGTCGAAGATCCAGATCCTTTGCAGATAACCCACGGAATTGTCGGCTTGTCATAATTCCACATGAAGATTCTTGTAGTCGGCAGCGGAGGGCGCGAGCACGCGATCGTATGGAAGCTTGCGCAGAGTCCGCGAAAGCCTATCCTCTATTGCGCCCCAGGCAACGCGGGTATTGCCTCATTAGCGACCTGCGTTCCCCTTAAGTCGGATGACATTGCCGGACTGAAAGACTTCGCACTTCACGAGCACATCGATCTGACGGTGGTCGGACCTGAAGTGCCGCTTGCGCTGGGCATGACCGACACCTTCCGCAAAGCCAAGCTCAGGATTTTCGGGCCGACCAGGAACGCGGCGCGCTTGGAGGCCAGCAAGATCTTTTCCAAAGATGTCATGGCGCAAGCCAAGATCCGAACGGCACGGGCCAAGAGTTTTGAGAAGGTCGCAGACGCGATGGCTTATGTCGACCAGCACGAATTGCCGGTCGTGATCAAGGCAGACGGGTTGGCTCAAGGGAAAGGGGTCATCATCGCGACGACCCACGAACAGGCTCGGCATGCGATCGTGGATTCGATGGAAAAGGCCGTCTTCGGCCAAGCCGGGAAGAACGTGCTGATCGAACAGTTTCTCGACGGGGAAGAACTGACGATCATGGCGTTTACGGACGGCAAGACGGTGGTGCCGATGCCGCCTGCGCAGGATCATAAGCGGGTCGGTGATGGCGATACCGGCTTGAACACCGGTGGTATGGGCGCATACTGCCCTGCGCCGCTTGGAACTGCCGAACTTCAAGATCGTGTTACTCGCGAAGTCTTGCAGCCGATGGTGGATGCCATGGCGCGTCTCGGTTCACCATTCCAGGGGGTTCTCTATGCGGGACTCATGGTGGTCAAGGGAACACCGTACGTGCTGGAATTCAATGCTCGTATGGGCGATCCGGAAACACAGGTGGTGCTGCCCCTGCTTAAAACGGATCTCCTCGAGGTCATCGAGGCTGTGGTCGAACATCGTCTTGACCAGCTCACGGTTGATTGGCATCCGGATGCGGCTGTCTGTGTCGTGATGGCGGCCGGAGGATATCCCGGCTCTTACCGACAAGGCACCCCAATCAGCGGCCTATCGTCGGCGGCTTCTTCGGAAAACTCTATGGTTTTTCATGCGGGAACAGCTCGACAAGAAAACGACATCGTAGCGACTGGAGGCCGTGTGCTCGGCGTTCTCGGTCGGGGATTGACCTTATCCGAAGCGCAACGCAATGCCTATCGAGTCGTCGGAACGATCTCCTTCGAAGGATGCCACTTTCGCACGGACATCGCGTACCGTGCGCTCAAGGCCTAGAACGGGTACCGTCAGCCATCTCAGCGAACCAGGATACTAAATAGGTCGATCGCACTTGAAGGCGCGTCCGTGTTACCGGTGTTGTGCAATCTCAAGAGCGAAGTGTAGATCCAAACAGCCTGAGCCGATCTTCTTCGATGAGAATTCAGCCTGATCTGCTAGAATGCCTTCACTCGACAGCCATCGGAGAACATGTTAGAGACAAGGCAGGAATTTCGTGAATCCGTCATGCGTGTCGACGACTTCCAATAAACAATGAAAAGGGGAACTGAGAATATGGTGATAAGCAGTCATCCGATGAAGGTCCTCGGCACGGTCTGCGGTCTCGGCCTGATGCTGAGCCTGGTGGGATGCGACTATTGGCCCCCGGCGTTGCAGGCCCAGATCGAACAGTTGCGCTCTGAAATACAAACGCTCACGATGGAGAAAACGCAGCTTCAGGCGCAGGTCTCCGACTTTTCGAAAACCAGGCAGGAACTCCAGGGGCAGGTGGACGAACTAAGCCGGATGAATCGAGAGAAAATGTCCATGATCACCGGTCTGCAAAACCAGTTGGACGCAACGCGTGCGAGAGCATTGAAGGCGATGTCTCCTAAAACACCGACTCACAAGGCGACGGCAAAATCCACTGCGAAGCCGGCCGCCAAATCGGCAACCAAAACCACTCCAAAAACGACGGTCACCAAGAAACCAGCCTCGAAAACTGCCGGGGTCCGATAGCCCGCTCGCCGAACGCCTTACGAAGAGGAGGAGGGTGTCGTGCCTGAGGCACTTGTCGATGAACCGGTTGATGCCGGTGCCGGCGCCGCTGCAGGGGCGGGAGATGCGGCGGTCGAGGGAGTCGCCGCTGCAGATTCCTTCTTCTCTCCCGTGCTCGTTCCACCGGTTTCCCCACCGGCGCTCGATGGGGGCTTGAGTTTATCCGAATAGTCGGTGACGTACCACCCACTCCCCTTAAACATGATCCCGGACGAAGAAATGAGTCGTCTGATCGCTTTTCCACACCGTTCACATGTCGAGAGCGGATCGTCCTTGATGCTTTGTTTCACTTCAAAGCGATACGAGCAGCTGTCACACTGATATTCATAGATCGGCACTTGTTCCCCCTAACTCTTTCCCATTCTTGGGACGAGCCGGCGCGGCTCACACGAGCTTGGCAAACGCCTGTCCGAGGCGTTCCAGCCCTCTGGTAATATTCGTCATACTGGTGGCATAGGAAAGCCGGAGATGCTCTTGGCTTCCAAACGGTTCGCCCGGCACAACCGCAATGCGGGCTTCGTTCAACAGGAAATGGGCCACGTCATTCGGTGTCTTCAGCATACCCGAGGGGCTCCGTTTTCCCAACAAGCCCTTGATATTGGGAAACGCGTAGAATGCTCCGCGTGGCATCCGGCAGGCTACGCCGGGGATCTTGTTTAGTCCGTCGACGATTGTGTTCCGGCGATGGGAAAATTCTTCCACCATCTTCACCGTGAACGGCTCCCCAAGGCGCAAAGCGGCGACTGCGGCTTTCTGTGAAATGGAGCAAGGATTGGACGTGCTCTGACTTTGAATATTGGCCATCGCAGTAATCAGGTCCTTCGGGCCGGCCGCGTAACCGATCCTCCACCCCGTCATGGCGTAGGCTTTTGAGACTCCGTTGATGATGACTGTTCGTGCCGCAATCTCCGGCCCGAGCGAAGCGATGCTGATGTGCGTGGTCCCATCGTAGAGAATCTTTTCATAAATCTCGTCGGAGATCACGATCAGATCATGCCGGACCGCCACCGAGGCGATCAGCTCGAGCGTCGCTCGATCATAGGTCGCTCCGGTCGGGTTGCACGGGCTGTTGACGATGATGGCCTTGGTTCGTGGAGTAATGAGTCGTTCCAACTCGGCAGCATGGACTGCGTAACCGTCTTCCTCCTTTGTCGAGAGCAGGATCGGGGTTGCGTCGTTCAAGAGCGCTTGATCCAAATAGGAAACCCAATAGGGGATCGGAATGATGATTTCGTCACCGGCCTCGAGTAAGGCTTCGGCCAGATTGTACAGCGAGTGCTTCGCACCACAGGAGACCAGGATTTGAGATTTCTCATACCGAAGCCCGAGTTCAACCTGAAGCTTGTCGACAATCGCTCCACGCAGCTCATCGATCCCTGACGCAGGCGTGTATTTGGTAAATCCCGCGCGAATGGCCGCTTCCGCCGCAGCCTTGACCGGTTCCGGTGTGTCGAAATCCGGCTCTCCAGCGGAAAAGTCGACGACATCCAGTCCCTGTGCGGCCATGGCCTTGGCGGTTGCAGCCATGGCGAGCGTCGGGGAGGGCGCGATGCGGCTGACACGAGCGGCGAGTTTCATGACTTCAGACTCCGGATACGATCTTGTAATCGGCGAGCCACTTCTGGGTGGAGAAACTCGGTCAAATTTCCACCGTGGTGCGCCACATCCTTGATGATCGTCGAAGACAGATACGAATATTCCTCGCTGGGCATCAAGAACACCGTCTCCACGTTCTTGGCAAGTTTTCGGTTGACCAGAGCCATCTGAAACTCGTGTTCAAAGTCTGAAATAGCGCGCAACCCACGGATAATGGCGTGCGCACCTGACCGCTCGACATAATCGACCAGCAATCCCTCGAATGCTGTGACATCGACTTGATGAAACTCTTTCATGACCAGTGTCACCATATCAAGACGCTCCGGCAAATTGAAGAGCGGATGTTTGGAGGGATTCGGCGCTACGGCCACGACCACTTTGTCGAACACACGAAGGCTACGGGTAATGATATCGGTATGACCATGAGTGATGGGATCAAATGTGCCGGGGTATATGCCGATTTTCATGGCTGTTGTGTACGAGGACAGGAATAGAGCGATATAGTGGTGTCACCGTAACGGTATTGCCGCAACAACTGAGTGTGCCCTAATGACATGGGGAATGTGGTCTTTGCGGCATGCTCGATGACCAGCCAAGCGTCAGCGGCGAACAGGTGATCGGTCCTTGGCTCCTGGAATAACGAGAGAAGTTCGTGTGACTGGGCGTAGGGTGGGTCGGCAAAGACGATATCATAAGGACCATTCCACTGATCGGGGCGGCTGAGAAACTGTTCGACCTTTTGGGCCTTAACCTCTAATTGCTGACCGATATGACAGAGCTTTACATTCTGCTGCAGAAGTTTCAAGACCTCCCTGTTCCATTCGACGGAGGTCACATGTTCAGCTCCGCGGCTGATGGCTTCGATCCCGACGGCCCCTGTCCCGGCGTACAGGTCTAAAAACCGACAATTCGTCAGCCGATTACCGAGAATCGAAAACAGAGCTTCTCGAACCCGGTCGGAGGTTGGCCGAAGAGCGAGTTCTCGCGGCCCATGGAGTCGCCGGCCTCGGTGGGTACCTGCGATGACACGCATACGAGACAGCATCGTCGTGCAAGGCCAGACTCTAACATAGCGTTTTTGCTATGGTCAAGAAATGCAACTGCGAGGGGAAGCACGTAGGCACGTGAGGAGGGGAGAGGAGATGAACCGCGAGCGACCTAGTAAAAGATCTTCAGTTCTTTTTTGACCGTCCTCCCGGAGAAGACTATAATGTGATCGTCGGTCTCGCACTCGAATGGAGCGCGCATGATCACCAGACAGTCCCGACGTAACCCTGACGGGCTCGGTTTCCGAGCCCGATCCATTGAAACTCACCGAGTGGCAACTGTCTGGGATTCTTTGGCAGCAAGGCTCTTTCTGCGGTTGTTGGAGATGGTGCGGTCGATAATCGCGCCACAATTGATGCATTTCCATGCGTAGAAGACGAGAAAGAAATCCGAGAAGCGCTCCAACATCATCATTCCCTTACACTTCGGACATTCCATTGCTCCCTCCCAGGGTGGCTACGTTCACAGCTGTTGGCGAAGGAAAGCAAGAGCTGCACCAATTTGTCATATGTCAGTATTTCAATAAGTTATGAATTACGTATTTGCCTTAGGCGGGTAATTCTTTCGTATTTGCTAGTACAAAAGAGTCCGGCCCGTCAATTTTTTGTCACCTGATGGGAATCATGGCGCCTAAAGGTCCGGGGAAGGGCATCGCGTACTGGCCCAAGACCGAGCGTCCTCGCGAGCGTCTCCTTGCGAAGGGCTCTGAGGCTCTTTCTGATGCCCATCTTCTCGCGATTCTGCTCAGAACCGGACGACGCGACTCTTCCGCGGTCCAAGTCGCGATCGAACTCCTTGACCGAATGGGAGGGCTTGGAGGATTGGCGGTGTGCGGCGTCGAAGAACTCTGTGCCGTCCCAGGCGTCGGTCCTGCAAAGGCCGCTCAACTCAGAGCTGCTCTGGAGTTGGGGAGACGTTCCCTCGCCGTTCCACTCTCGACCGGCACACGTATTTCCTCGAGCGCCGATCTTTTCAAACATTTCCATCCGGCGCTCCGGGATCTGAAACATGAAATCTTCAAAGTGGTGTTGCTCGACGCTAAAAATACCGTGGTCAAAGAGACTACCGTTTCTGAAGGAAGTCTGACGCTCAGCATCGTGCATCCACGCGAAGTCTTCGCCCTTGCCGTACGTGAATCGGCGGCTGCCGTCATCTTCCTTCACAACCATCCGAGCGGAGATCCTACTCCAAGCCAGGAGGATCGCCGATTGACCGAACGGTTGGTGGCCGCCGGCCACCTTCTAGGGATTCGTGTGTTGGACCATGTCATCGTCGGAGATGGCCGATATGTGAGTTTTGCCGATGAGGGATGGTTGACGGGGCAGCGCGACACCGACGACCGGTAAGGTGATATGCGCAATAATCCGGCATCCGAAATGTGAGGACAGGATGGTCTAAATCGCCATATTCAACCAAGGAGGGCATGCCATGGAAGCAGCCCGTGTGGAGCCCGTCAGAAATGTCGCGATCGTATCCAGCGCCGGTGCGGGCAAGACCTCTCTCAGCGAGGCCTTACTGTATGTCGGTGGAGTGATTCCTACGCTCGGTTCTGTAACGCAGGGGACCACCGTTTCGGACTTCGAGCCGGAAGAAATTCGTCATCGCAATTCGACCAGCACCAGCCTCCTCCAGTTCACGTGGAATCAAACCCATATCAATCTGATCGACCCACCAGGCGCGCTCGCGCTTCTTGGTGAACCCCTTGCCGCCTTACGAGCCATCGATGGGGTCATCCTTGTGGTAAGTGGAAGTATTGGGGTGAGGACAGAACTGGCGCGGCTTTGGACGAGAATCAAAGAGCTGGATCTCCCATGTCTTCTATTTGTCAATGGCCTGGACAAAGAGGGTTCATTGTTCGAGAGCGCTCTTGAGACCTGTCGCAAACAATTCGATTGTGCTCTGATCCCTTTGACGATACCGGTCAGGCAGGGGATGAATATGGATGGCGTGATTGACGTGCGATACGAGAAAGTTATCCGTTCTGGACCCGCCTCGCCCAAGATTGATCAGCTACCGATTCCAAGTGATTTTGATGGTATGTTCAGGGAAGCACACAAGCAGCTCGTGGAGGCGGTTGCAGAGACCGGAGACGCCCTACTGGAGACCTATCTCACCCAGGGTGATTTGAACCAAGAAGACCTTCTCCAGGGACTCAGACGCGATATTCACACGAGACAATTCCTTCCGGTGTATTGCGGATCTGCCGCTCAAAACGTGGGGGTGTGGTCGCTGCTCGACGCAATCGTTGCCGTATTACCTTCACCCAGCGAGCGTGGTGTGGACCATCCATGGCACGGCATCCAAGCGGAGACCGGCGAAGCCTGCGAGCGGAAGGGGAGCGGAGAAGAGCCGTTTTCTGCCTATGTGTTCAAGACCCTCATCGATCCTTTCGTGGGCCGGCTGTCCTATTGCCGTGTGCTATCGGGAACCGTCCAAGCGGACGCGACGGTGCTGAATGCGTCAAAACATGTGCGGGAAAAACTCGGCCATTTCTATAGGGTGCTGGGCAAACGTCACGTGGCCGTCGATTCAGCCAAGGCCGGGGACATCGTTGCCATCGGAAAACTCAAAGATACGCACACCGGTGACACGCTCTGTCACGAACATGACCCCATCTGCTATCCAGGGCTGAGTTTGCCGAAACCGATCTTGTCCTTCGCCATTGAAGCCAAATCGAAGGCGGAGATCGATAAGGTCAGTCTCGGCTTGCATAAACTCATCGAGGAAGATCCCACGCTGGAGTTCGCGCGCAATGCCGAGACCAAGGAGATGGTGCTCAGTGGTATGGGGCAGTTCCACATCGATTTGGCCCTCGAGAAACTCCACCGCAAATTCGGCGCCGACGTGACCTTGCACACACCGAAGATCCCTTACAGGGAGACGCTCAAGACAAAATCACAAGCACAAGGCAAATACAAGAAACAAACCGGCG is a genomic window containing:
- a CDS encoding cytochrome c — encoded protein: MGFAFLITPAVWSADQEEAPLGLGRSATDKDIQPWNIDISPDGQGLPPGQGSVKQGAQIYAMKCAGCHGPTGREGPHDTLVGGHGSLQTAKPRKTIGSYWPYATTVYDYLRRAMPFTAPQSLTPDELYALVAWLLHQNGIVGEDSILDARNLPRIDMPNRNGFIPDPSRMCPKSGQTR
- a CDS encoding SDR family oxidoreductase; amino-acid sequence: MPRLKNKVAIVTGSSSGIGKAIALRFGQEGAKVVVAARRFSLCEQTVSHIRKQGGEAWPIQTDVADEQQVERLMADTVTRYGRIDILVNNAGIGGGSRLAETSTQAFDMVMNVNLRGTFFCCRAGFRHMKQQGGGVIINMSSVAGVQAWEGTGTYSASKHGIMALTKSLADEGRAHHIKVSAICPGAVADELVNASPEDIECSEKIDPFDVAEAAVYLSTLGKYAVIHQIIIDRWGAEW
- a CDS encoding HAD family hydrolase, whose protein sequence is MTARSDSDVLAFLFDLDGTLVDSVYQHVLAWREATQAVGIELPVWRIHRQIGMSGGLMLHALLRETGRPVSQEDAQQIQLVHREAFARQAASLRVLPGTHDLLATLTRHRVPHAIATSGRLENARHALRLLNLSDDVPVITRDDVRFAKPDPDLFLTAGERLHVPMSRCIIVGDSVWDLLAARRASALSVGLLSGGYGEDELERAGAYRVYQDPADLLKHLDEIGLRLASEKL
- the soxC gene encoding sulfite dehydrogenase, yielding MGKEARGDNETSHHAPTSSSLTRRQLLVGGASFLAINASSSLSGAQADERSEAIDPMRVPGVVPRPYGERSPFERQTRSITATSSTTPLQDLQGIITPSSLHFERHHNGVPAIDPARHRLLIHGLVDRPMIFTMEEFMRFPSASRIAFVECSGNSRDGWDEAQDATAQALHGLTSTSEWTGVKLVTLLEAARAQPEATWMLAEGGDAAALARSVPLTDDVLNEAIVCYGQNGEALRPEQGYPLRLLLPGFEGNINVKWLRRLKLATAPFMTRWETAKYTDLMPDGKAYQFTLFMDAKSVITKPSGQQQLHPGFHEIQGLAWSGRGCITTVEVSVDAGRTWRAARLQEPVLPKCHTRFRLPWRWDGQETIIQSRCTDDTGYHQPTRESLIKVRGIQSSYHYNGIQSWKVERSGAVKNVYA
- the purH gene encoding bifunctional phosphoribosylaminoimidazolecarboxamide formyltransferase/IMP cyclohydrolase, which produces MAGIKRALISVSDKTGVIDLAKALEALGAEILSTGGTAKALRDAGVKVTDVAAYTGSPEILDGRVKTLHPKIHGGLLGRRSLPAHIEQMTQHGIGPIDVVVVNLYPFEATIAKPDCRFEDAIENIDIGGPSMLRSAAKNHEDVLVVVDPSDYSRVLDAVKGNMVTQALRQELAMKVFQHTARYDGLIAGYLEKQVRSGEVKFPKVLSLQFELAETLRYGENPHQQGAFYRELTGKEPSVSRGEILHGKAMSYNNFLDANSALELVKEYDETAVAIIKHNNPCGAALGTTPVEAYVKARETDPVSAFGGVIAFNRQVDLAAAKEITSTFVEVVIAPGFAEDALAELKRKKDLRLLDVGSLTKVKQEGFDLKKLVGGLIVQDRDLGVLTDLRALAVPTIRKPTDEEYAACAFAWKVCKHVKSNAIIYAKPGQTVGIGAGQMSRVDSVKLAAMKAQMPVKGCVMASDAFFPFRDGLDAAAEVGITAVIQPGGSIRDAEVVKAADEHGMAMILTGMRHFRH